From Caulobacter segnis, a single genomic window includes:
- a CDS encoding glycosyltransferase, protein MRIVDVAEFYSPTGGGVRTYIDRKFEAAAQLGHELFVIAPGPRDAFERRGAGGVIHVRSPSLPFDANYHMFWDAAPVHRHLDALAPDLVEASSPWRGAWIVARWAGTAPRAMFMHADPVASYPQRWLAPVASPQRIDQLFDWFWTYLRRLTGCFSSVVTGGPWLSERLGQQGVGAVTSVPLGIDHGAFSPAMRDERLRSELLEACGCSNQARLVLGVGRFHPEKRWPMVIEAVTRVRAEVPIGLVLVGDGIDRNRVRKAAAANPHVRILPPIRDRALLAAHLASADALVHGCESETFGLIPAEAMASGLPVVGPDRGGFAHLAQPSISELYRAGDAGAAAEAIRRLFARDPRTLKDAAIEAAVKVRRDIDHFADLFDHYGSIATGARA, encoded by the coding sequence ATGCGGATCGTGGATGTCGCCGAGTTCTATTCGCCCACCGGCGGGGGCGTGCGGACCTATATCGACCGCAAGTTCGAGGCCGCGGCCCAGTTGGGCCATGAGCTTTTCGTCATCGCGCCGGGGCCGCGGGACGCTTTCGAGAGGCGCGGCGCGGGCGGGGTGATCCACGTCCGCTCGCCCAGCCTGCCGTTCGACGCCAACTATCATATGTTCTGGGACGCGGCCCCCGTGCACCGGCATCTGGACGCGCTCGCACCGGACCTCGTCGAAGCATCCTCGCCGTGGCGCGGGGCCTGGATCGTGGCCCGTTGGGCCGGAACCGCGCCGCGCGCGATGTTCATGCATGCCGATCCCGTCGCGTCCTATCCCCAACGCTGGTTAGCTCCCGTCGCTAGCCCGCAGCGTATCGACCAGCTCTTCGATTGGTTCTGGACCTATCTACGCCGGCTCACCGGGTGCTTTTCCTCCGTCGTCACCGGCGGGCCCTGGCTTTCGGAGCGCCTCGGACAGCAGGGCGTCGGCGCGGTCACCAGTGTTCCTCTGGGCATCGATCATGGAGCCTTCTCGCCGGCGATGCGGGACGAGCGTCTGCGATCGGAGCTTCTTGAGGCCTGCGGCTGCTCGAACCAGGCCCGGCTGGTCCTGGGCGTCGGACGTTTTCATCCGGAAAAGCGCTGGCCGATGGTGATCGAGGCGGTGACGCGGGTTCGCGCGGAGGTTCCGATCGGTCTGGTGCTGGTCGGCGACGGCATCGATCGCAATCGGGTCCGCAAGGCGGCCGCCGCCAATCCGCATGTTCGGATCCTGCCGCCGATCCGCGATCGGGCCTTGCTGGCCGCGCACCTGGCCAGCGCGGACGCTCTCGTCCACGGCTGCGAGTCGGAGACCTTCGGCCTGATCCCGGCCGAGGCCATGGCCAGCGGTCTTCCGGTGGTGGGGCCTGACCGCGGCGGCTTCGCGCATCTGGCTCAGCCCTCGATCTCGGAACTCTATCGCGCGGGAGACGCCGGAGCGGCGGCGGAGGCTATCCGTCGCCTGTTCGCCCGTGATCCCCGGACCTTGAAGGACGCGGCGATCGAGGCGGCGGTCAAGGTGCGTCGCGACATCGATCATTTCGCCGATCTCTTCGACCACTACGGGTCGATCGCCACCGGCGCGCGGGCGTGA
- a CDS encoding glycosyltransferase, translated as MRILTFLHSFEPGGVERIALRMVRQWRAQNVDALLFVGRREGDMLGDVGADLDFISPPGVGPGAAKMETLWMIRTLPKVVRRTRPDVLFCAGNTYAVVAVALKVLLGRRCPPVLLKVSNDLDRHDQPWWFRPFYRLWLRIQGRYLDHFVGMETPMADEIGQCLGVSSDRVTIIPDPALSRPLIERLRASRGAARAEGVGRRFVCVARLTPQKNIALMVRAFGRGARPDDTLTVIGDGPERAKLEQLTRDLGLEGRVTFAGYASEPAALLPSFDVLLLSSNYEGVPAVVLEALAAGLPIVATDCSRSMATLLGHGALGDLVPVGNEAALAEAIARVRPSSQDEHLSLAQARRFTIENASGAYLSVLSRLCASSVSRLPTEDRWDGQPA; from the coding sequence TTGCGTATCCTGACCTTCCTGCACAGTTTCGAGCCTGGAGGCGTTGAACGCATCGCGTTGCGGATGGTGCGGCAATGGCGCGCCCAAAACGTCGACGCGCTGCTATTCGTGGGGCGTCGTGAGGGCGACATGCTGGGGGATGTCGGCGCGGACCTCGATTTCATCTCGCCGCCCGGCGTCGGTCCGGGCGCGGCGAAGATGGAAACGCTCTGGATGATCCGGACGCTGCCTAAGGTCGTGCGACGAACCCGCCCCGATGTCCTGTTTTGCGCGGGCAACACCTATGCCGTCGTGGCGGTGGCGCTCAAGGTCCTGCTCGGTCGCCGCTGTCCGCCTGTTCTGTTGAAGGTCAGCAACGACCTCGACCGCCACGACCAGCCATGGTGGTTCCGCCCCTTCTATCGACTGTGGCTCAGGATCCAGGGACGCTATCTGGATCACTTCGTCGGCATGGAAACGCCGATGGCCGACGAGATCGGCCAGTGCCTCGGGGTATCGTCCGATCGGGTCACGATCATCCCGGATCCCGCCCTGTCCAGGCCGCTGATCGAAAGGCTGCGGGCTAGCCGGGGCGCCGCGCGGGCCGAGGGCGTTGGCCGACGCTTCGTCTGTGTCGCCCGCCTGACACCACAGAAGAACATCGCCCTGATGGTTCGCGCCTTCGGGCGCGGCGCCCGCCCGGACGATACACTGACGGTGATCGGGGACGGCCCCGAACGCGCGAAGCTCGAACAGCTGACGCGGGATCTGGGTCTTGAAGGGCGGGTGACGTTCGCGGGTTACGCGTCGGAGCCGGCGGCGCTGCTGCCGTCATTCGACGTCCTGCTGCTCTCCTCGAATTACGAAGGCGTGCCCGCCGTCGTTCTTGAAGCGCTGGCCGCGGGGCTCCCCATCGTCGCCACCGACTGCAGCCGCAGCATGGCCACCCTGCTTGGGCATGGCGCCCTGGGGGACCTTGTTCCGGTGGGCAACGAGGCGGCGCTGGCCGAGGCGATCGCGAGGGTTCGGCCGTCTTCCCAGGACGAGCATCTGAGCCTCGCGCAAGCGCGGCGCTTCACGATCGAGAACGCCTCGGGAGCCTATCTCAGTGTCTTGTCCAGGCTTTGCGCATCGTCGGTGTCACGACTACCAACCGAAGATAGGTGGGACGGGCAACCGGCTTGA
- a CDS encoding carboxylesterase/lipase family protein codes for MRTGLFANAAFAVILASLVAAPVGALAGQPIVRAPAGAVQGVKQDGLEIFRGIPYAAPPVGQGRWKPPAAAPAWPGVRDATAFGPACFQPPPRPGSIYADPLEAMSEDCLSLNIWTPAKARKAPVLVWIHGGSLISGASSEPMYDGVAVARRSGVVVVSINYRLGVLGYLAHPELSAETADRVSGNYGLLDQIAALKWVRGNIAAFGGDPGNVTVAGESAGALSVMYLMASPQARGLFQKAIAQSAYMISSPTLRETRFGHVAAETAGVAVAAKLGANDLTALRAMDAKTLTSAALMAGFQTFATVDGKVLPRQLVETFDRGEQAKVPILAGFNSGEIRSLRILAPSPPADATTYEAEIRKRYGDLAEDYLKLYPSTDIPESVLLAPRDSLYGWTAERLVAKQTAVGAPGYFYYFDHGYPAAEAAGLHGFHASEIPYVFGTADKTPPAWPKIPETPAEAGLSTAMIDYWTAFARSSAPKAVGQPDWKPYGEGRAYMAFTDAPRPGEHLRPGMYELNETVVCRRRAQGDVPWNWNVGVVSPPLPAPVSQCR; via the coding sequence ATGAGAACTGGTCTTTTCGCGAACGCGGCCTTCGCCGTCATCCTGGCGAGTCTGGTCGCGGCGCCGGTCGGCGCGCTGGCGGGGCAGCCCATCGTCCGCGCTCCGGCCGGCGCGGTCCAGGGCGTGAAACAGGATGGGCTCGAGATCTTTAGGGGCATTCCCTACGCGGCTCCGCCCGTGGGCCAGGGGCGCTGGAAGCCGCCTGCCGCGGCGCCGGCGTGGCCGGGCGTACGCGACGCCACGGCGTTCGGTCCCGCCTGCTTCCAGCCGCCGCCCAGGCCAGGCAGCATCTATGCCGATCCGCTCGAAGCGATGAGCGAGGACTGCCTGTCGCTGAATATCTGGACGCCGGCCAAGGCCAGGAAGGCGCCGGTGCTGGTCTGGATCCACGGTGGCTCGCTGATCTCCGGCGCCAGCAGCGAACCCATGTATGACGGCGTGGCCGTGGCGCGGCGCAGCGGTGTCGTCGTCGTCTCGATCAACTATCGCCTCGGTGTTCTGGGCTATCTGGCCCATCCCGAGCTCAGCGCGGAAACGGCCGATCGCGTCTCCGGTAACTACGGACTGCTCGACCAGATCGCGGCCTTGAAGTGGGTTCGTGGGAACATTGCCGCCTTCGGGGGCGACCCGGGCAACGTGACCGTGGCCGGGGAGTCAGCCGGGGCGCTCAGCGTGATGTACCTGATGGCCTCGCCCCAGGCGCGCGGGCTGTTCCAAAAGGCGATCGCCCAGAGCGCCTACATGATCTCGTCGCCGACGCTGCGCGAGACCCGGTTCGGTCACGTCGCGGCCGAGACGGCCGGCGTTGCCGTGGCCGCCAAGCTGGGCGCCAACGACCTGACGGCGTTGCGGGCGATGGACGCCAAGACCCTGACCAGCGCGGCCCTGATGGCCGGCTTCCAGACCTTCGCGACGGTCGATGGCAAGGTGCTGCCGCGCCAACTGGTCGAAACCTTCGATCGCGGCGAGCAGGCCAAGGTTCCGATCCTGGCCGGCTTCAATAGCGGCGAGATCCGCTCGCTGCGCATCCTGGCCCCGTCGCCGCCCGCCGATGCGACGACCTATGAGGCCGAGATCCGCAAGCGCTACGGCGATCTCGCCGAGGACTATCTGAAGCTCTATCCGTCGACGGACATTCCCGAAAGCGTGCTGCTGGCGCCGCGCGACAGCCTCTATGGCTGGACCGCCGAGCGGCTGGTCGCCAAGCAGACCGCCGTCGGCGCGCCTGGCTACTTCTACTATTTCGACCACGGCTACCCGGCGGCCGAGGCGGCAGGGCTGCACGGCTTCCACGCCAGCGAGATCCCGTACGTCTTCGGCACGGCCGACAAGACTCCGCCCGCCTGGCCCAAGATCCCCGAGACGCCGGCCGAGGCCGGGCTGTCGACCGCGATGATCGACTACTGGACGGCCTTCGCCCGCTCGAGCGCGCCGAAGGCCGTCGGCCAGCCGGACTGGAAACCCTATGGCGAAGGGCGGGCCTACATGGCCTTCACCGATGCGCCTCGGCCGGGCGAACATCTGCGGCCTGGCATGTACGAACTGAACGAGACGGTGGTCTGCCGCCGCCGCGCCCAGGGCGACGTCCCCTGGAACTGGAACGTCGGCGTTGTCTCGCCGCCGCTGCCGGCTCCCGTTTCCCAATGCCGATGA
- a CDS encoding TonB-dependent receptor domain-containing protein, with the protein MKVGLNSASGVALAIAIAGAGLPAWGQEKTSSDQSTQVEEIVVTGSNIRGSALDAALPVEVYSQADLEKQGAPTALEFAKSLTISGPTTGESYYFGGPTLVGSVNYNLRGLGADKTLVLLNGRRMNQNTANVPSIALARTEILKDGAAVIYGADATGGVVNFITRDRFVGVEAQAQYKHIKGSKGDYSLGVMGGIGEDRVNLLVSAEYEHRSRLGTLERDFSKASLNPTTGYNPAPWSTLTNLTGWQARGALPATPSATDVGEWGSALGGIVSDFTPASCAAVGGRYDNAFTCAYNYISYYRLVEKQDTYRLYAQLKAQITDSMKFHMDASYGRVNLPQVMGSPAQPVSRGPALATGAVNQFYVPITNPFAADFAAAHGIVGAQGFTPITYRLFGHGGNPYYSGGDGFGVADKIDNKVWRVSAGLTGDLGDLAPFAKAVRYDFALTYNDAYNYNTHADTIGYRLQEALNGFGGSNCKAVDLDPSRFGTQNPAAAGKNGCQYWNPFSTSFKGQPMLGLSNPSYVAGKENPEDLALWMFDPRAVETLSHNFTADLVFNGRSGVKLPGGEIGWALGAQYRSLANRVNVPSAFNNGSIQCEWPSNTTSANGAGSGNLSPTPTSTTSANFRGCTPDAPGPFVLFAPTLPTQAEQSQYSLFGELQIPLFETVDIQLAARREKFSNDLGATVYKASGKWNVWGPLTLRASYGTNYQTPPLGVTPGAITVAARTYTVAASNWLAAQFITDADLKPETARTSNIGAIWQSRGFAADHRLRLIVDYFDIKTKDQIGQVADPNQIASLVFNGAGGTITTCDATKQPLLARITFNSGCAVGMSGVGSFSAVSTRYGNGPGQTTKGFDFQGSYGLPLGPGDLDINVTATRVTELKTGPTTLDGVTISTGDDRLGTLNFATFAQAAPKWRANLGVNYGLGRQNFRLGVNFVSAVKDERAGIQYGEDGENWITTDFTYRLQLDGDMALTATVANIFDRDPPPAQEEFGYDPWTGNPLGRTFEIGFKKAF; encoded by the coding sequence ATGAAAGTCGGGCTAAACAGCGCCTCGGGCGTCGCGCTGGCGATCGCAATCGCCGGCGCCGGACTGCCGGCATGGGGTCAGGAAAAAACGTCTTCGGACCAATCCACCCAGGTCGAGGAAATCGTCGTCACGGGCTCGAACATCCGGGGCTCGGCGCTCGACGCCGCCCTACCCGTCGAGGTCTATTCGCAAGCGGATCTGGAGAAACAGGGCGCGCCGACGGCGCTGGAATTCGCCAAGAGCCTGACGATTTCGGGCCCGACGACCGGCGAGTCCTATTATTTCGGCGGTCCGACCCTAGTCGGCTCGGTCAACTACAACCTGCGCGGCCTGGGCGCGGACAAGACGCTGGTCCTGTTGAACGGCCGGCGGATGAACCAGAACACCGCCAACGTCCCCTCGATCGCCCTGGCCCGCACCGAGATCCTCAAGGACGGCGCGGCGGTGATCTATGGCGCGGACGCCACCGGCGGCGTCGTCAATTTCATCACTCGCGACAGGTTCGTCGGGGTGGAAGCTCAAGCCCAGTACAAGCACATCAAGGGTTCGAAGGGCGACTATTCGCTCGGCGTGATGGGCGGCATCGGCGAGGACCGCGTCAATCTGCTGGTCTCGGCGGAGTACGAGCACCGCTCGCGCCTCGGCACCCTGGAGCGTGACTTCAGCAAGGCCTCGCTGAACCCGACCACGGGCTACAACCCCGCACCCTGGTCAACCCTGACCAACCTGACCGGCTGGCAGGCGCGCGGCGCCCTGCCCGCCACGCCCAGCGCCACCGACGTCGGCGAATGGGGCTCGGCGCTGGGCGGCATCGTCTCAGACTTCACCCCCGCCAGCTGCGCCGCGGTCGGCGGCCGTTACGACAACGCCTTCACCTGCGCCTACAACTACATCTCGTACTACCGGCTGGTGGAGAAGCAGGACACCTATCGGCTCTACGCCCAGCTGAAGGCGCAGATCACCGACAGCATGAAGTTCCACATGGACGCGTCGTACGGACGTGTGAACCTGCCCCAGGTGATGGGCTCGCCGGCCCAGCCCGTGTCACGCGGCCCCGCCCTGGCGACCGGCGCCGTCAACCAGTTCTATGTGCCGATCACCAACCCGTTCGCGGCCGATTTCGCCGCCGCCCACGGCATCGTCGGGGCCCAGGGCTTCACGCCGATCACCTATCGGCTGTTCGGCCACGGCGGCAATCCGTACTATTCGGGCGGCGACGGCTTCGGCGTGGCCGACAAGATCGACAACAAGGTCTGGCGCGTGTCGGCCGGGCTCACCGGCGACCTGGGCGATCTGGCGCCGTTCGCCAAGGCCGTCAGATACGATTTCGCCCTGACCTATAACGACGCCTACAACTACAACACGCACGCCGACACGATCGGCTATCGCCTGCAAGAGGCCCTGAACGGCTTCGGCGGCTCAAACTGCAAGGCTGTGGACCTGGATCCGAGCCGCTTTGGCACCCAGAACCCCGCCGCCGCCGGCAAGAACGGCTGCCAGTACTGGAACCCCTTCTCCACCTCGTTCAAGGGCCAGCCGATGCTGGGCCTGTCCAACCCCAGCTACGTGGCCGGCAAGGAGAATCCCGAGGACCTGGCCCTGTGGATGTTCGATCCGCGCGCGGTCGAGACCCTTAGCCACAACTTCACGGCCGACCTGGTGTTCAACGGCCGCTCCGGCGTCAAGCTGCCCGGCGGCGAGATCGGCTGGGCGCTCGGCGCGCAGTACCGCTCGCTGGCCAACCGCGTGAACGTGCCCAGCGCGTTCAACAATGGCTCGATCCAGTGCGAATGGCCCAGCAACACCACCAGCGCCAACGGCGCGGGGTCGGGCAATCTGAGCCCCACGCCCACCTCGACGACCAGCGCTAACTTCCGGGGCTGCACGCCCGACGCGCCAGGCCCGTTCGTGCTGTTCGCCCCGACCCTGCCCACCCAGGCCGAACAGAGCCAGTACTCGCTGTTCGGCGAGTTGCAGATCCCGCTGTTCGAAACCGTCGACATCCAGCTGGCGGCGCGCCGCGAGAAGTTCTCCAACGACCTGGGCGCCACGGTCTACAAGGCGTCGGGCAAGTGGAACGTCTGGGGCCCGCTGACCCTGCGCGCCTCGTACGGCACCAACTACCAGACGCCGCCGCTGGGCGTGACGCCGGGCGCGATCACGGTCGCCGCCCGCACCTACACCGTTGCGGCCAGCAACTGGCTGGCGGCCCAGTTCATCACCGACGCCGACCTCAAGCCCGAGACCGCCAGGACCTCGAACATCGGCGCCATCTGGCAGAGCCGCGGCTTCGCCGCCGACCATAGGCTGCGCCTGATCGTCGACTATTTCGACATCAAGACCAAAGACCAGATCGGCCAGGTCGCCGATCCGAACCAGATCGCCAGCCTGGTCTTCAACGGCGCCGGCGGCACCATCACCACCTGTGATGCGACCAAGCAACCGCTGCTGGCCCGCATCACTTTCAACAGCGGTTGCGCGGTGGGCATGAGCGGCGTCGGCAGCTTCTCGGCCGTTTCCACCCGCTATGGCAATGGCCCGGGCCAGACGACCAAGGGCTTTGACTTCCAAGGCAGCTACGGCCTTCCCCTGGGCCCCGGCGACCTTGACATCAACGTCACCGCCACGCGCGTGACCGAGTTGAAGACCGGTCCGACCACCCTGGACGGCGTGACGATCTCGACGGGCGATGATCGCCTGGGCACGCTGAACTTCGCCACCTTCGCCCAGGCCGCGCCCAAGTGGCGCGCCAACCTCGGCGTCAACTACGGGCTGGGTCGCCAGAACTTCCGCCTGGGCGTCAACTTCGTCTCGGCCGTGAAGGACGAACGCGCCGGCATCCAGTACGGCGAGGACGGCGAGAACTGGATCACCACCGACTTCACCTATCGCCTGCAGCTGGACGGCGACATGGCGCTGACGGCGACCGTGGCCAACATCTTCGATCGCGATCCGCCGCCGGCCCAGGAGGAGTTCGGCTACGATCCCTGGACCGGCAACCCGCTGGGCCGGACCTTCGAGATCGGCTTCAAGAAAGCCTTCTAG
- a CDS encoding TetR/AcrR family transcriptional regulator, producing the protein MAGATAGETKARRTKAEQRAQSLEQILDAAEYLFSQNGLYGVTLRDVAIRVGIHTTLLNYYFKDKTNLFEAVFARRAGVTSGRRMIALEQYEQAAGDKPTVEGALHAFLDTDLDLYYEGGEHWMNYAAFCARVSNTPEGAALMDEHFDPVVLKLVGILKRALPDYADEEIFWGYHFVSGALMNTLARTGRIDRLSSGICHSDDFPAIKRRIARFMAAGFIALKD; encoded by the coding sequence TTGGCGGGAGCGACGGCGGGGGAGACCAAGGCGCGGCGGACGAAGGCCGAGCAGCGCGCTCAGAGCCTGGAGCAGATCCTGGATGCGGCCGAGTACCTGTTTTCGCAGAATGGCCTCTACGGCGTCACGCTGCGCGACGTGGCGATCCGGGTGGGCATCCATACGACGCTGCTGAACTACTACTTCAAGGACAAGACCAACCTGTTCGAGGCCGTGTTCGCGCGTCGGGCGGGGGTGACGTCGGGGCGCCGGATGATCGCCCTGGAGCAGTACGAGCAGGCGGCCGGCGACAAGCCGACCGTGGAGGGCGCGCTGCACGCGTTTCTCGATACCGACCTCGACCTCTATTACGAGGGCGGCGAGCACTGGATGAACTACGCCGCCTTCTGCGCCAGGGTCAGCAATACGCCCGAGGGCGCGGCGCTGATGGACGAGCACTTCGATCCCGTCGTGCTGAAGCTGGTCGGCATCCTCAAGCGCGCCCTGCCGGACTATGCCGACGAGGAGATCTTCTGGGGTTACCATTTCGTCAGCGGCGCGCTGATGAACACCCTGGCGCGGACGGGCCGGATCGACCGGCTGTCCAGCGGGATCTGTCACTCCGACGACTTCCCCGCGATCAAGAGGCGGATCGCCCGCTTCATGGCCGCCGGCTTCATCGCCCTGAAGGACTGA
- a CDS encoding glucosamine inositolphosphorylceramide transferase family protein, whose product MTSWTAKIPGRDIWRVGLVEAPIAEVARRGFSLDAPVHWLAEEGHLKFLADPFGVWREGRLHLFVEAYDYRTRHGVIEWLELDANFAPIRRSVVLREPWHLSYPQVFEADGETWMLPEAYKSGALTLYRAAAFPDVWEPVARLELDTPAIDATPFHHEGLWWLAYSPTGPQRWKQGRLHFAFAERLTGPWRLHAGNPVRDDLSSSRPGGTAWVEDGLPVLPMQDCTRTYGGGIRQLKILTLDAERFEAEASAPLGPAPGAGSYSQGLHTLSACGPVTLFDVKRIDRSLWAPRGR is encoded by the coding sequence ATGACTAGCTGGACCGCGAAGATTCCCGGCCGCGACATCTGGCGGGTCGGCCTCGTCGAGGCGCCGATCGCCGAGGTCGCCCGACGCGGCTTTTCCCTCGACGCGCCTGTGCATTGGCTCGCCGAGGAGGGCCATCTGAAGTTCCTGGCCGATCCGTTCGGCGTCTGGCGCGAAGGTCGGCTGCATCTGTTCGTCGAAGCCTACGACTATCGGACCCGCCACGGCGTCATCGAGTGGCTCGAGCTGGACGCGAACTTCGCGCCGATCCGACGGTCGGTGGTGCTTCGGGAGCCTTGGCACCTGTCGTATCCGCAGGTCTTCGAAGCCGACGGCGAGACCTGGATGTTGCCCGAAGCCTATAAGTCCGGCGCATTGACGCTGTACCGCGCGGCGGCGTTTCCCGACGTGTGGGAACCCGTGGCGCGCCTGGAGCTGGACACCCCGGCGATCGACGCCACGCCTTTTCACCACGAGGGGCTATGGTGGCTGGCCTATTCGCCGACCGGGCCGCAGCGATGGAAACAAGGCCGTCTGCACTTCGCCTTCGCCGAGCGTCTGACGGGGCCGTGGCGCCTGCATGCCGGCAATCCTGTCCGCGACGACCTCTCCTCCAGCCGTCCTGGCGGTACGGCGTGGGTGGAGGACGGTTTGCCGGTCCTGCCGATGCAGGATTGCACGCGCACCTACGGCGGCGGCATCCGCCAACTGAAGATCCTCACGCTGGACGCGGAGCGGTTCGAAGCTGAAGCCAGCGCGCCGCTCGGCCCGGCGCCGGGCGCGGGATCCTATTCGCAAGGATTGCACACGCTGTCGGCCTGCGGCCCGGTCACTCTGTTCGACGTCAAGCGGATCGATCGGTCGCTGTGGGCGCCGCGGGGGCGTTGA
- a CDS encoding spinster family MFS transporter produces the protein MLWFVYVLNFLDRQLMSILAKPIQDSLHVTDSQLGLIGGLYFAMFYCFIAIPVGWLADRTNRVAVLSLACGIWSAATIACGLSRNYGQFAVSRMTVGFGEAGGVPPSYAIISDYFPPESRGTALSLYNLGPPVGAALGIAFGAAIAAAFDWRHAFVALGVIGVVTAVALPLVVREPRRGAMDGVAAGVPVRKAPFWATLRMFFTRPTLMLAALGSGATQFVTYGLGNFTTLFLMREKGMALSEVAVWYALVVGIGMSAGIFVSGRVIDRFRRRSKTVYAIAPVISLTLAIPFYLGFVWAPTWPLALAFLIGPTFLNYFYLSSSVALVQEEMRPEERVMSGALLLLIMNFIGLGLGPTYVGAASDFFRASHPQHSLQMALYTLTPFYVVAIGLFLGLARIFAREKA, from the coding sequence ATGCTGTGGTTTGTCTATGTGCTGAACTTCCTGGACCGGCAGCTGATGTCGATCCTGGCCAAGCCGATCCAGGACAGCCTGCACGTCACCGACAGCCAGCTGGGTTTGATCGGCGGCCTCTATTTCGCGATGTTCTACTGCTTCATCGCCATCCCCGTCGGCTGGCTGGCCGACCGGACCAACCGTGTGGCCGTGCTGAGTCTGGCCTGCGGCATCTGGAGCGCGGCGACGATCGCCTGCGGCCTGTCGCGCAACTACGGCCAGTTCGCCGTCTCGCGAATGACGGTCGGCTTTGGCGAGGCCGGCGGCGTGCCGCCCTCCTACGCGATCATCTCGGACTATTTCCCACCCGAGAGCCGGGGTACGGCGCTCAGCCTCTACAATCTTGGCCCGCCGGTGGGCGCGGCGCTGGGCATCGCCTTCGGCGCGGCGATCGCGGCGGCCTTCGACTGGCGCCACGCCTTTGTGGCGCTGGGCGTCATCGGCGTAGTGACCGCCGTCGCCCTGCCGCTGGTCGTGCGCGAGCCGCGGCGTGGCGCGATGGACGGCGTCGCCGCGGGCGTCCCGGTGCGCAAGGCCCCGTTCTGGGCGACGTTGCGAATGTTCTTCACGCGGCCGACCTTGATGCTGGCGGCATTGGGCAGCGGCGCGACCCAGTTCGTGACCTACGGCCTGGGCAACTTCACCACCCTGTTCCTGATGCGCGAGAAGGGCATGGCCTTAAGCGAGGTCGCCGTCTGGTACGCCCTGGTCGTCGGGATCGGCATGAGCGCCGGCATCTTCGTCTCGGGCCGGGTGATCGACCGCTTCCGCCGCCGCTCCAAGACGGTCTACGCCATCGCGCCTGTGATCTCGCTGACCCTGGCGATCCCGTTCTACCTGGGCTTCGTCTGGGCCCCGACCTGGCCGCTGGCCCTGGCCTTCCTGATCGGCCCCACGTTCCTGAACTACTTCTACCTGTCGTCGTCGGTGGCGCTGGTCCAGGAGGAGATGCGGCCCGAGGAGCGGGTGATGTCCGGCGCCCTCTTGCTGCTGATCATGAACTTCATCGGCCTGGGCCTGGGGCCCACCTATGTCGGCGCGGCCAGCGACTTCTTCCGGGCCAGCCACCCGCAGCACTCGTTGCAGATGGCGCTCTACACGCTCACGCCGTTCTACGTCGTGGCGATCGGCCTGTTCCTGGGACTGGCCCGGATCTTCGCCCGCGAGAAGGCGTGA